The Streptomyces tendae genome has a window encoding:
- the metH gene encoding methionine synthase, which translates to MASLPLTPSTDSRTRVSALREALATRVVVADGAMGTMLQAQDPTLEDFQNLEGCNEILNVTRPDIVRSVHSEYFGAGVDCVETNTFGANLTALGEYDIPERVLELSEAGARIARETADEFTGRDGRPRWVLGSMGPGTKLPTLGHTTFGAIRDAYQQNAEGLLAGGADALLVETTQDLLQTKASVVAARRAMEAVGLQVPLIVSVTVETTGTMLLGSEIGAALTALEPLGIDMVGLNCATGPAEMSEHLRYLARHSRVPLSCMPNAGLPELTKDGAHYPLTAPELADAQETFVREYGLSLVGGCCGTTPEHLRRLVERVRDMAPTERRPQPEPGAASLYQSVPFRQDTSYLAIGERTNANGSKKFREAMLEARWDDCVELAREQIREGAHMLDLCVDYVGRDGVADMRELAGRFATASTLPIVLDSTEVDVIRAGLEKLGGRAVINSVNYEDGDGPESRFARVTELAREHGAALIALTIDEEGQARTAEKKVEIAERLIDDLTGNWGIREEDILVDCLTFTICTGQEESRKDGVATIEGIRELKRRHPDVQTTLGLSNISFGLNPAARILLNSVFLDECVKAGLDSAIVHASKILPIARFSEEEVTTALDLIYDRRSEGYDPLQKLMQLFEGATAKSLKAGKAEELAALPLDERLKRRIIDGERNGLEADLDEALRTRPALDIVNDTLLDGMKVVGELFGSGQMQLPFVLQSAEVMKTAVAHLEPHMEKTDEAGKGTIVLATVRGDVHDIGKNLVDIILSNNGYNVVNLGIKQPVSAILEAADEHKADVIGMSGLLVKSTVIMKENLEELNQRGLAADYPVILGGAALTRAYVEQDLHEIYQGEVRYARDAFEGLRLMDALIGIKRGVPGATLPELRQRRVRAATVEIEERPEEGSVRSDVSTDNPVPQPPFWGTRVIKGIQLKEYAGWLDEGALFKGQWGLKQARTGEGPTYEELVETEGRPRLRGLLDRLQTENLLEAAVVYGYFPCVSKDDDLIILDEQGNERTRFTFPRQRRGRRLCLADFFRPEESGETDVVGLQVVTVGSRIGAETARMFEANAYRDYLELHGLSVQLAEALAEYWHARVRSELGFAGEDPAVMEDMFALKYRGARFSLGYGACPDLEDRAKIADLLQPERIGVQLSEEFQLHPEQSTDAIVIHHPEAKYFNAR; encoded by the coding sequence ATGGCCTCGTTGCCGCTGACCCCTTCCACCGACAGCCGGACCCGCGTGTCCGCGCTCCGAGAGGCGCTCGCCACCCGTGTGGTGGTCGCCGACGGGGCCATGGGCACCATGCTGCAGGCCCAGGACCCGACTCTCGAGGACTTCCAGAACCTCGAGGGCTGCAACGAGATCCTGAACGTGACCCGTCCGGACATCGTCCGTTCGGTCCACTCCGAGTACTTCGGCGCGGGCGTCGACTGCGTCGAGACCAACACGTTCGGCGCCAACCTCACCGCTTTGGGCGAGTACGACATTCCCGAGCGTGTTCTGGAGCTGTCCGAGGCGGGCGCCCGCATCGCCCGCGAGACGGCGGACGAGTTCACCGGCCGCGACGGCCGGCCCCGCTGGGTCCTCGGCTCCATGGGCCCGGGCACCAAGCTGCCCACCCTCGGCCACACCACCTTCGGCGCCATCCGCGACGCCTACCAGCAGAACGCGGAGGGCCTGCTCGCGGGCGGCGCGGACGCCCTGCTGGTGGAGACGACCCAGGACCTGCTGCAGACCAAGGCGTCCGTCGTCGCCGCCCGCCGCGCCATGGAGGCCGTCGGCCTCCAGGTGCCGCTGATCGTGTCGGTGACGGTGGAGACCACCGGCACCATGCTGCTGGGGTCGGAGATCGGCGCGGCGCTGACCGCGCTGGAGCCGCTGGGCATCGACATGGTCGGCCTGAACTGCGCGACCGGTCCCGCCGAGATGAGCGAGCACCTGCGCTACCTGGCGCGCCACTCCCGCGTCCCGCTGTCGTGCATGCCGAACGCGGGCCTTCCGGAGCTGACGAAGGACGGCGCCCACTACCCGCTGACCGCGCCCGAGCTGGCGGACGCCCAGGAGACGTTCGTGCGGGAGTACGGGCTGTCGCTGGTGGGCGGCTGCTGCGGCACGACGCCGGAGCACCTGCGCAGGCTGGTGGAGCGGGTGCGGGACATGGCACCGACGGAGCGGCGGCCGCAGCCCGAGCCGGGGGCGGCGTCGCTGTACCAGAGCGTGCCGTTCCGGCAGGACACCTCGTACCTGGCGATCGGTGAGCGGACCAACGCCAACGGCTCGAAGAAGTTCCGCGAGGCGATGCTGGAGGCCCGCTGGGACGACTGCGTGGAGCTGGCCCGGGAGCAGATCCGTGAGGGCGCGCACATGCTGGACCTGTGCGTGGACTACGTCGGCCGGGACGGCGTGGCCGACATGCGGGAGCTGGCGGGCCGTTTCGCGACCGCCTCCACGCTGCCGATCGTGCTGGACTCCACCGAGGTGGACGTGATCCGGGCGGGCCTGGAGAAGCTCGGCGGCCGCGCGGTGATCAACTCGGTGAACTACGAGGACGGCGACGGCCCCGAGTCCCGCTTCGCACGGGTGACGGAGCTGGCGCGGGAGCACGGTGCGGCGCTGATCGCGCTCACCATCGACGAGGAGGGCCAGGCCCGCACGGCGGAGAAGAAGGTCGAGATCGCCGAGCGGCTGATCGACGATCTGACCGGGAACTGGGGGATCCGCGAGGAGGACATCCTCGTCGACTGTCTGACCTTCACGATCTGCACGGGTCAGGAGGAGTCCCGCAAGGACGGCGTGGCGACCATCGAGGGCATCCGGGAGCTGAAGCGCCGCCACCCGGACGTCCAGACCACCCTGGGCCTGTCGAACATCTCCTTCGGGCTGAACCCGGCCGCCCGCATCCTGCTGAACTCGGTCTTCCTGGACGAGTGCGTGAAGGCCGGCCTGGACTCGGCGATCGTGCACGCGAGCAAGATCCTCCCGATCGCCCGGTTCAGCGAGGAAGAGGTGACCACCGCCCTCGACCTGATCTACGACCGCCGCTCCGAGGGCTACGACCCGCTGCAGAAGCTCATGCAGCTGTTCGAGGGCGCCACCGCCAAGTCGCTGAAGGCGGGCAAGGCCGAGGAACTCGCCGCGCTGCCGCTGGACGAGCGGCTCAAGCGCCGCATCATCGACGGCGAGCGCAACGGCCTGGAGGCCGACCTGGACGAGGCGTTGCGGACACGTCCGGCGCTGGACATCGTCAACGACACCCTGCTGGACGGCATGAAGGTGGTCGGCGAGCTGTTCGGCTCGGGGCAGATGCAGTTGCCGTTCGTGCTGCAGTCGGCCGAAGTGATGAAGACCGCGGTGGCCCACCTGGAGCCGCACATGGAGAAGACCGACGAGGCGGGCAAGGGCACGATCGTGCTGGCCACGGTGCGCGGCGACGTCCACGACATCGGCAAGAACCTCGTCGACATCATCCTGTCGAACAACGGCTACAACGTGGTCAACCTGGGCATCAAGCAGCCGGTCTCCGCGATCCTGGAAGCCGCCGACGAGCACAAGGCCGACGTGATCGGCATGTCGGGTCTGCTGGTGAAGTCCACGGTGATCATGAAGGAGAACCTGGAGGAGCTCAACCAGCGCGGCCTGGCCGCCGACTACCCGGTCATCCTCGGCGGCGCCGCCCTCACCCGCGCCTATGTCGAGCAGGACCTGCACGAGATCTACCAGGGCGAGGTCCGCTACGCCCGCGACGCCTTCGAGGGCCTGCGCCTGATGGACGCCCTCATCGGCATCAAGCGCGGCGTCCCCGGCGCCACGCTCCCCGAGCTGAGGCAGCGCCGGGTCCGCGCGGCCACCGTGGAGATCGAGGAGCGGCCCGAGGAGGGCAGCGTCCGCTCCGACGTGTCCACCGACAACCCGGTGCCGCAGCCGCCGTTCTGGGGCACCCGCGTGATCAAGGGCATCCAGCTGAAGGAGTACGCCGGCTGGCTGGACGAGGGCGCGCTGTTCAAGGGCCAGTGGGGCCTTAAGCAGGCCCGGACCGGCGAGGGACCGACGTACGAGGAGCTCGTGGAGACCGAGGGCCGGCCGCGGCTGCGCGGCCTGCTGGACCGGCTCCAGACGGAGAACCTGCTGGAGGCGGCCGTGGTCTACGGCTACTTCCCGTGCGTCTCCAAGGACGACGACCTGATCATCCTCGACGAGCAGGGCAACGAACGCACCCGGTTCACCTTCCCGCGCCAGCGCCGTGGCCGCAGGCTCTGCCTGGCGGACTTCTTCCGCCCGGAGGAGTCCGGCGAGACCGACGTCGTCGGCCTCCAGGTGGTCACCGTCGGCTCCCGCATCGGCGCGGAGACCGCCCGGATGTTCGAGGCCAACGCCTACCGGGACTACCTGGAGCTGCACGGCCTGTCCGTGCAGCTGGCCGAGGCGCTCGCCGAGTACTGGCACGCCCGGGTGCGCTCCGAGCTCGGTTTCGCGGGCGAGGACCCGGCCGTGATGGAGGACATGTTCGCCCTGAAGTACCGCGGCGCGCGCTTCTCCCTCGGCTACGGCGCCTGCCCGGACCTGGAGGACCGCGCCAAGATCGCCGACCTGCTCCAGCCGGAGCGCATCGGCGTGCAGCTCTCCGAGGAGTTCCAGCTGCACCCCGAGCAGTCCACCGACGCCATCGTGATCCACCACCCCGAGGCGAAGTACTTCAACGCCCGCTGA
- a CDS encoding MIP/aquaporin family protein, with translation MSSSDIFIGETIGTAILILLGGGVCAAVTLKASKARNAGWLAIAFGWGFAVMTAVYISGPLSGAHLNPAVTLALAIKDGGWANVPTYFAAQILGAMIGATLVWLAYYGQFHAHLTDKEIVGGPGAQTTAAKAVEAQEKGAGPVLGVFSTGPEIRHTVQNLATEIIGTFVLLLAVLTQGLNDAGNGLGVLGGLITALVVVSIGLSLGGPTGYAINPARDLGPRIIHALLPLPNKGGSDWSYAWVPVVGPLIGGAIAAGVYNVAFA, from the coding sequence GTGTCCAGCTCCGACATCTTCATCGGCGAGACCATCGGTACCGCCATACTCATCCTGCTCGGCGGCGGTGTGTGTGCCGCCGTGACGCTCAAGGCCTCCAAGGCCCGCAACGCCGGCTGGCTCGCCATCGCCTTCGGCTGGGGCTTCGCCGTCATGACGGCGGTCTACATATCGGGGCCGCTCTCCGGCGCCCACCTCAACCCGGCCGTGACCCTCGCGCTCGCCATCAAGGACGGCGGGTGGGCCAACGTTCCGACGTACTTCGCCGCGCAGATCCTCGGCGCGATGATCGGCGCCACGCTGGTGTGGCTCGCCTACTACGGCCAGTTCCACGCCCACCTCACCGACAAGGAGATCGTGGGCGGACCGGGTGCCCAGACGACCGCCGCCAAGGCCGTCGAGGCGCAGGAGAAGGGCGCGGGCCCGGTGCTCGGCGTCTTCTCCACCGGCCCGGAGATCCGGCACACGGTGCAGAACCTCGCCACGGAGATCATCGGCACCTTCGTGCTGCTGCTCGCCGTCCTCACGCAGGGCCTGAACGACGCGGGCAACGGCCTCGGCGTGCTGGGCGGTCTGATCACGGCGCTCGTGGTCGTCTCGATCGGTCTGTCCCTGGGCGGCCCGACCGGTTACGCCATCAACCCCGCCCGTGACCTCGGCCCCCGCATCATCCACGCCCTGCTGCCGCTGCCCAACAAGGGCGGCTCCGACTGGTCGTACGCCTGGGTCCCGGTGGTCGGTCCGCTGATCGGCGGCGCCATCGCGGCCGGCGTCTACAACGTCGCCTTCGCATAG
- a CDS encoding glycerol-3-phosphate dehydrogenase/oxidase, whose protein sequence is MTTEATLQSVPALGTHPASGSNPSRAETREQLSKASYDLLVIGGGILGISTAWHAAQSGLRVALVDAGDFAGATSSASSKLLHGGLRYLQTGAVKLVAENHFERRAVSRQVAPHLANPLTFYLPVYKGGPHGAAKLGAGVFAYSALSAFGDGVGHLLSPAKAALDVPELRTDNLKAVAVYGDDQMNDARMALMTVRAAVESGAVVLNHAEVTGLRFTKGRVTGADLRDGLSGDEFGVNARLVLNATGPWVDHLRRMEDPDAAPSIRLSKGAHLVLKRTAPWKAALATPIDKYRITFALPWEDMLLLGTTDEEYEGDPADVAVNEKDIAQILDEAAFSIRDQQLDRDLITYSFAGLRVLPGGPGDTAKAKRETVVTEGRGGMLSVAGGKWTTFRHIGRTVMRKLQELPGHPLGEDFEPIGALPKKLPLPGVANPRAVAHRLLVDGPAPGPRMAADTARHLATHYGSLAFDIARLANEDPALARRVHPDAPEIWAQVVWARDHEWAETADDVLRRRTTLTIRGLATDEVRADVQELLDRK, encoded by the coding sequence ATGACCACCGAAGCCACCCTGCAGTCCGTACCTGCCCTGGGGACGCACCCGGCGTCCGGCTCGAACCCGAGCCGCGCCGAGACCCGGGAGCAGCTCTCCAAGGCGTCGTACGACCTTCTCGTCATCGGCGGCGGCATCCTGGGCATCTCCACCGCCTGGCACGCCGCGCAGTCCGGTCTCAGGGTGGCTCTGGTGGACGCCGGCGACTTCGCCGGAGCCACCTCCTCCGCCTCGTCCAAGCTGCTGCACGGCGGTCTGCGCTACCTGCAGACCGGTGCGGTGAAGCTGGTGGCGGAGAACCACTTCGAGCGCCGTGCGGTCTCCCGTCAGGTGGCCCCCCACCTGGCGAACCCGCTCACGTTCTACCTCCCCGTGTACAAGGGCGGGCCGCACGGCGCGGCGAAGCTCGGGGCCGGCGTCTTCGCCTACTCGGCGCTGTCGGCCTTCGGTGACGGTGTCGGCCACCTGCTGTCGCCGGCGAAGGCCGCGCTGGACGTGCCGGAACTGCGCACCGACAACCTCAAGGCCGTGGCCGTGTACGGCGACGACCAGATGAACGACGCGCGGATGGCGCTGATGACGGTCCGCGCGGCGGTCGAGTCGGGCGCGGTCGTCCTCAACCACGCCGAGGTGACGGGCCTGCGCTTCACCAAGGGCCGGGTCACCGGCGCCGACCTGCGCGACGGTCTCTCCGGGGACGAGTTCGGCGTCAACGCCCGGCTGGTACTGAACGCCACCGGCCCGTGGGTGGACCACCTGCGCCGCATGGAGGACCCGGACGCCGCTCCGTCCATCCGGCTGTCGAAGGGCGCGCACCTGGTCCTGAAGCGGACCGCCCCGTGGAAGGCCGCGCTGGCCACGCCGATCGACAAGTACCGGATCACCTTCGCCCTCCCCTGGGAGGACATGCTGCTGCTCGGCACCACCGACGAGGAGTACGAGGGCGACCCGGCGGACGTCGCGGTCAACGAGAAGGACATCGCGCAGATACTCGACGAGGCCGCGTTCTCCATCCGCGACCAGCAGCTCGACCGTGACCTGATCACGTACTCCTTCGCCGGTCTGCGGGTGCTGCCGGGCGGTCCCGGCGACACGGCCAAGGCCAAGCGGGAGACGGTCGTCACCGAGGGCCGCGGCGGGATGCTGTCCGTCGCGGGCGGCAAGTGGACCACGTTCCGTCACATCGGCCGCACGGTGATGCGCAAGCTCCAGGAGCTGCCCGGCCACCCGCTGGGCGAGGACTTCGAGCCGATCGGCGCGCTGCCGAAGAAGCTGCCGCTGCCGGGTGTGGCCAACCCGCGTGCCGTCGCCCACCGGCTGCTGGTGGACGGCCCGGCGCCCGGCCCGCGCATGGCCGCGGACACCGCCCGGCACCTGGCCACCCACTACGGTTCGCTGGCGTTCGACATCGCCCGGCTGGCGAACGAGGACCCGGCGCTGGCCCGCCGTGTCCACCCGGACGCGCCGGAGATCTGGGCGCAGGTCGTGTGGGCCCGGGACCACGAGTGGGCCGAGACGGCCGACGACGTGCTGCGCCGCCGTACCACCCTGACGATCCGCGGCCTCGCCACGGACGAGGTCCGGGCGGACGTGCAGGAACTGCTCGACAGGAAGTGA
- the glpK gene encoding glycerol kinase GlpK, producing MTDAHTAGPFIAAIDQGTTSSRCIVFDRDGRIVSVDQKEHEQIFPKPGWVEHDATEIWTNVQEVVAGAVAKAGITRDDIKAIGITNQRETTVLWDRHTGEPVHNAIVWQDTRTDALCKELGRNVGQDRFRRETGLPLASYFAGPKARWLLDNVDGLKERAEAGDILFGTMDTWVIWNLTGGVDGGRHVTDVTNASRTLLMNLHTMQWDERIAESIGVPMPMLPEIRSSAEVYGEITGGKLGDLLGGIPVASALGDQQAALFGQTCFAEGETKSTYGTGTFMVMNTGDKLINSYSGLLTTVGYQIGDQKPVYALEGSIAVTGSLVQWMRDQMGLISTAAEIETLALSVEDNGGAYFVPAFSGLFAPYWRSDARGVIAGLTRYVTKAHLARAVLEATAWQTREIADAMTKDSGVELAALKVDGGMTSNNLLMQTLADFVDAPVVRPMVAETTCLGAAYAAGLAVGFWNSTDDLRANWRRAAEWTPRMDADTRDREYKSWLKAVERTMGWLEDEE from the coding sequence GTGACCGACGCCCACACCGCCGGCCCGTTCATCGCCGCCATCGACCAGGGCACCACGTCCTCCCGCTGCATCGTCTTCGACCGCGACGGGCGCATCGTCTCCGTCGACCAGAAGGAGCACGAGCAGATCTTCCCCAAGCCCGGCTGGGTCGAGCACGACGCCACCGAGATCTGGACCAACGTCCAGGAGGTCGTCGCCGGCGCCGTCGCCAAGGCCGGCATCACCCGCGACGACATCAAGGCCATCGGCATCACCAACCAGCGCGAGACCACCGTGCTGTGGGACCGCCACACGGGTGAGCCCGTCCACAACGCGATCGTCTGGCAGGACACCCGCACCGACGCCCTGTGCAAGGAGCTCGGCCGCAACGTCGGCCAGGACCGCTTCCGCCGCGAGACCGGCCTCCCCCTCGCCTCCTACTTCGCCGGCCCCAAGGCCCGGTGGCTGCTCGACAACGTCGACGGCCTCAAGGAGCGTGCGGAGGCGGGCGACATTCTTTTCGGCACCATGGACACATGGGTCATTTGGAACCTCACGGGCGGAGTGGACGGCGGCCGGCACGTCACCGACGTGACCAACGCCTCCCGCACCCTGCTCATGAACCTGCACACCATGCAGTGGGACGAGCGGATCGCCGAGTCGATCGGCGTCCCGATGCCGATGCTGCCCGAGATCCGCTCCTCCGCCGAGGTGTACGGCGAGATCACGGGCGGCAAGCTGGGCGACCTGCTCGGCGGCATCCCGGTGGCCTCCGCCCTGGGCGACCAGCAGGCGGCCCTGTTCGGCCAGACCTGCTTCGCCGAGGGCGAGACCAAGTCGACCTACGGCACCGGCACCTTCATGGTGATGAACACCGGCGACAAGCTCATCAACTCCTACAGCGGCCTGCTGACCACGGTCGGCTACCAGATCGGCGACCAGAAGCCGGTCTACGCCCTGGAGGGCTCGATCGCCGTCACCGGTTCGCTGGTGCAGTGGATGCGCGACCAGATGGGCCTGATCTCCACCGCCGCGGAGATCGAGACCCTGGCGCTGTCCGTCGAGGACAACGGCGGCGCCTACTTCGTACCGGCCTTCTCCGGCCTGTTCGCCCCGTACTGGCGCTCCGACGCCCGCGGTGTGATCGCCGGCCTCACCCGGTACGTCACCAAGGCGCACCTCGCGCGCGCCGTCCTGGAGGCCACCGCCTGGCAGACGCGGGAGATCGCCGACGCCATGACGAAGGACTCCGGCGTGGAGCTCGCCGCCCTCAAGGTCGACGGCGGCATGACCTCCAACAACCTGCTGATGCAGACCCTCGCCGACTTCGTGGACGCCCCCGTGGTGCGCCCGATGGTCGCCGAGACCACCTGCCTCGGCGCCGCCTACGCCGCCGGCCTCGCCGTCGGCTTCTGGAACAGCACCGACGACCTGCGCGCCAACTGGCGGCGGGCCGCCGAGTGGACCCCCCGCATGGACGCGGACACCCGCGACCGTGAGTACAAGAGCTGGCTCAAGGCCGTCGAGCGGACCATGGGCTGGCTCGAGGACGAGGAGTAG
- a CDS encoding PAC2 family protein, which yields MVAAFEGWNDAGDAASTAVAHLDREWKGEVFAALDAEDYYDFQVNRPTVFMENGVRKITWPTTRLSVVRVGGEKPRDLVLVRGIEPSMRWRSFCNEILGFAHELGVELVVVLGALLGDTPHTRPVPISGTTSDADLARRMDLEETKYEGPTGIVGILQEACTHAGVPAVSLWAAVPHYVSQPPNPKATLALLNRLEDLIDVRIPLGELPEDARAWQVGVDQLAAEDSEVAEYVQTLEEARDTAELPEASGEAIAREFERYLRRRDGASGPPGGHATAEGSEGPSYRRDGPGGRSRPPKSPRQETDQDGDESPED from the coding sequence ATGGTGGCCGCGTTCGAAGGCTGGAACGATGCCGGTGACGCCGCCTCCACCGCGGTCGCGCATCTGGACAGGGAATGGAAGGGCGAGGTGTTCGCGGCGCTGGACGCCGAGGACTACTACGACTTCCAGGTGAACCGCCCCACGGTGTTCATGGAGAACGGCGTGCGGAAGATCACCTGGCCCACGACGCGGCTGTCGGTGGTCCGGGTGGGCGGCGAGAAACCGCGCGACCTGGTACTGGTGCGCGGCATCGAACCGTCCATGCGGTGGCGTTCGTTCTGCAACGAGATCCTCGGCTTCGCGCACGAGCTGGGTGTGGAGCTGGTGGTGGTGCTGGGCGCGCTGCTCGGTGACACCCCGCACACCCGTCCGGTCCCGATCAGCGGGACCACGTCCGACGCGGACCTGGCGCGCCGGATGGATCTCGAGGAGACCAAGTACGAGGGGCCGACGGGCATCGTCGGCATCCTGCAGGAGGCGTGCACGCACGCGGGCGTGCCCGCGGTGTCGCTGTGGGCGGCGGTCCCGCACTACGTCTCGCAGCCGCCCAACCCGAAGGCCACGCTGGCTCTGCTGAACCGGCTCGAGGACCTGATCGACGTGCGGATCCCGCTGGGCGAGCTGCCCGAGGACGCGCGTGCCTGGCAGGTGGGCGTGGACCAACTGGCCGCGGAGGACAGCGAGGTCGCCGAGTACGTCCAGACGCTGGAGGAGGCCCGGGACACCGCCGAGCTGCCGGAGGCGTCCGGTGAAGCCATCGCGCGCGAGTTCGAGCGGTATCTGCGCCGCCGTGACGGGGCGTCGGGTCCGCCCGGCGGGCACGCCACCGCCGAGGGCTCGGAGGGGCCGTCGTACCGGCGGGACGGGCCGGGCGGCCGGTCGCGTCCGCCGAAGTCGCCCCGGCAGGAGACGGACCAGGACGGCGACGAGTCGCCGGAGGACTGA
- a CDS encoding SCO1664 family protein yields the protein MSAPERIPPRSVTATDPAAAELLARGELTVRGRIREASNAALYCTVTLGDREAACVYKPVAGERPLWDFPDGTLAGREVAAYEVSRATGWDLVPPTVLRDGPYGEGMCQLWIETAPGDELLALVDGEEPEPGWKAIGFAEVGEGRTALLVHADDDRLRRLSVLDAVINNADRKGGHLLPTAEGPLYGIDHGVTFNTENKLRTLLWGWAGEPLTGEALDVLKTLREALAASGPLTTVLTSLITPAEIEATRARVETLLTTGTHPEPGTGWPAIPWPPV from the coding sequence ATGTCCGCGCCAGAACGGATACCGCCGCGGAGCGTGACCGCCACCGACCCGGCCGCGGCCGAGCTGCTCGCCCGCGGCGAGCTGACCGTGCGCGGACGCATCCGTGAGGCGTCGAACGCCGCGCTGTACTGCACCGTCACCCTCGGGGACCGCGAGGCCGCCTGCGTCTACAAACCGGTCGCGGGGGAGCGGCCGCTGTGGGACTTCCCCGACGGCACCCTCGCCGGGCGCGAGGTCGCCGCGTACGAGGTCTCCCGGGCGACCGGCTGGGACCTGGTGCCGCCCACCGTGCTGCGCGACGGCCCGTACGGCGAGGGCATGTGCCAGCTGTGGATCGAGACCGCGCCGGGCGACGAGCTGCTCGCCCTGGTCGACGGCGAGGAACCGGAACCGGGCTGGAAGGCGATCGGCTTCGCCGAGGTCGGCGAGGGCCGCACCGCGCTGCTCGTGCACGCCGACGACGACCGGCTGCGCCGTCTCTCGGTGCTCGACGCGGTGATCAACAACGCCGACCGCAAGGGCGGGCACCTGCTGCCCACGGCGGAGGGCCCGCTGTACGGCATCGACCACGGGGTCACCTTCAACACCGAGAACAAGCTGCGCACGCTGCTGTGGGGCTGGGCGGGGGAGCCGCTGACCGGGGAGGCCCTGGACGTCCTCAAGACCCTCAGGGAGGCCCTCGCCGCCTCCGGCCCCCTCACCACGGTCCTGACCTCGCTGATCACCCCAGCGGAGATCGAGGCGACCCGCGCCCGCGTGGAGACCCTGCTCACCACCGGGACCCATCCGGAGCCGGGCACCGGGTGGCCGGCCATCCCCTGGCCCCCGGTCTGA
- the mshC gene encoding cysteine--1-D-myo-inosityl 2-amino-2-deoxy-alpha-D-glucopyranoside ligase yields the protein MHAWPASEVPALPGQGRDLRIHDTATGGPVALDPGPVARLYVCGITPYDATHIGHAATYNAFDLVQRVWLDNKRQVHYVQNVTDVDDPLLERAERDGVDWTALAERETALFREDMTALRMLPPRQYIGAVEAIPGIVPIVERLRELGATYEIDGDIYFSVESDRHFGQVSHLDAAAMRLLSAERGGDPDRPGKKNPVDPMLWMAAREGEPSWDGGSLGRGRPGWHIECVAIALDHLGMTFDIQGGGSDLVFPHHEMGASHAQVLTGEYPMAKAYVHAGMVALHGEKMSKSKGNLVFVSRLRREGVDPAAIRLALLAHHYRSDWEWTDQVLRDAVTRLDHWRAAVSRPDGPPAETLVEEIRDALADDLNAPAALAAVDRWTVLQEQSGGSDTGAPGVVSRAVDALLGVAL from the coding sequence ATGCATGCCTGGCCCGCTTCCGAAGTCCCCGCCCTGCCCGGTCAGGGCCGCGACCTGAGGATCCACGACACCGCCACCGGCGGTCCGGTCGCCCTCGACCCCGGTCCCGTAGCCCGTCTCTACGTCTGCGGCATCACGCCCTACGACGCCACGCACATCGGACACGCGGCTACGTACAACGCGTTCGACCTCGTGCAGCGCGTGTGGCTCGACAACAAGCGGCAGGTCCACTACGTCCAGAACGTCACCGACGTCGACGACCCGCTGCTGGAGCGGGCCGAACGCGACGGCGTCGACTGGACCGCGCTCGCCGAACGCGAGACCGCCCTGTTCCGCGAGGACATGACGGCCCTGCGGATGCTGCCGCCCCGGCAGTACATAGGCGCGGTCGAGGCCATACCCGGCATCGTCCCGATCGTCGAGCGGCTGCGTGAGCTCGGCGCGACCTACGAGATCGACGGCGACATCTACTTCTCCGTCGAGTCCGACCGGCACTTCGGCCAGGTCTCGCACCTGGACGCCGCCGCCATGCGGCTGCTGTCCGCCGAACGCGGCGGCGACCCGGACCGCCCGGGCAAGAAGAACCCCGTCGACCCGATGCTCTGGATGGCCGCCCGCGAGGGCGAGCCGAGCTGGGACGGCGGCTCGCTCGGCCGGGGCCGCCCCGGCTGGCACATCGAGTGCGTGGCCATCGCCCTCGACCACCTGGGCATGACCTTCGACATCCAGGGCGGCGGCTCCGACCTGGTCTTCCCGCACCACGAGATGGGCGCCTCGCACGCCCAGGTGCTCACCGGCGAGTACCCCATGGCCAAGGCGTACGTGCACGCCGGCATGGTCGCCCTGCACGGCGAGAAGATGTCCAAGTCCAAGGGCAACCTGGTCTTCGTCTCCCGGCTGCGGCGCGAGGGCGTGGACCCGGCGGCGATCCGGCTGGCGCTGCTCGCCCACCACTACCGCTCCGACTGGGAGTGGACCGACCAGGTCCTGCGGGACGCCGTGACCCGGCTCGACCACTGGCGCGCCGCCGTCTCCCGTCCCGACGGACCGCCCGCCGAGACGCTCGTCGAGGAGATCCGCGACGCCCTCGCGGACGACCTGAACGCACCGGCCGCCCTGGCCGCCGTCGACCGCTGGACCGTGCTCCAGGAGCAGAGCGGCGGCAGCGACACCGGCGCGCCCGGCGTGGTCTCCCGGGCCGTGGACGCCCTCCTGGGCGTCGCCCTGTAG